The Flavobacterium faecale genomic sequence ATACTTTATTCATTACGCTAATGTAAGATAAAACAATGAAAAATATTACATATAAAATGTGCAAAGAAAAGTTATGTAAAAAAAATATTCCTCGAATCCCCAAAATCCCTAGCCCAGATAGCAGTGGAGCTCTTTTTAAACTTGCCTTTTTTGGCAAGATTAAAAAAGCGGGAACGCCCCGAAGCGTCGGGGGCTGGAAATAGCTCCAAAAAAAATAACTACTATCATCAAATTATAACCAAAAAAAAAGGAGCTTTTGGACCATGTATTCACATTGGTCGCAAAAGCTCCATTTTCAAATTAAATGGTGTATTAGTTATGCAAGCATAGTCATTTTGTTCACTGCAAATTCGGCAATAGCATCTTTGGCCGCCGTTTGGAACGCTACATAATGAGGCGTTGCAGCGTGTAAAGTAAGTGCCTCAGCATCTTTCCAGTTCTCGTACATTGTAAATGTATTGGCGTCGTCATTGTCTTGAAGGCAGTTGTAGTTGATACAACCCGCTTCTTGAACACTACTGGCAACTAGTTTTAGTAATTCGGTTTTAACCAATTCTCTATTTTCTTCTTTGGCTACAATTTTGGCCACAACAGTTATTTTGCTCATGATTTTTCTTTTTTTATGGTAACAAAATTACAGCTTTCAGATGGCTTTACTGCCTAATTTAACGTTCTCTTCTCAGTTAATTTTGGAAAGAAAAGCCAACCAATGGGCTGCATTTTTATTGCTATTTGTTAGATTTTGCTTTGTTCAAGTAATCTGGAACTTCTTTTGAAAGCCAATCTTCGCGCACGGGTACATGCACATCTAGATCCACGGTTTGCTCCAAAG encodes the following:
- a CDS encoding putative quinol monooxygenase translates to MSKITVVAKIVAKEENRELVKTELLKLVASSVQEAGCINYNCLQDNDDANTFTMYENWKDAEALTLHAATPHYVAFQTAAKDAIAEFAVNKMTMLA